A single region of the Streptomyces sp. NBC_00236 genome encodes:
- a CDS encoding TetR family transcriptional regulator encodes MTDGQRTAGLPAGLRERKKQRTRDALLRAALDLFTTQGYEETTVDEIADAVEVSQRTFFRYFAGKESVVFAVQEMVESRFILELRQRPANEAPFEAMRRAVLCAWNSIGEAIEAIIPVELHMRAYRMIESTPSLIAAHMRRSVALEEQIAALIAEREGLDMTRDPRPRVAVAAFSGVMRVTGQLWGRGCDGSMESLRTLTEAYLDQLGPALAGDWRAHPAGAAHLD; translated from the coding sequence GTGACCGACGGGCAGCGAACCGCAGGCCTTCCGGCCGGGCTGCGCGAACGCAAGAAGCAACGCACCCGGGACGCCCTGCTCCGTGCCGCCCTCGACCTCTTCACCACTCAGGGGTACGAGGAGACCACCGTCGACGAGATCGCCGACGCCGTCGAGGTCTCCCAGCGCACCTTCTTCCGCTACTTCGCGGGCAAGGAGTCCGTCGTCTTCGCGGTCCAGGAGATGGTGGAGTCACGCTTCATCCTCGAACTGCGTCAACGTCCCGCCAACGAAGCCCCTTTCGAGGCCATGCGCCGCGCGGTCCTGTGCGCCTGGAACAGTATCGGAGAGGCGATCGAGGCCATCATCCCGGTCGAACTCCACATGCGGGCGTACCGGATGATCGAATCGACACCCTCCCTGATCGCCGCCCACATGCGGCGCAGCGTCGCCCTGGAGGAGCAGATCGCCGCACTGATCGCCGAGCGCGAGGGCCTGGACATGACGCGGGACCCACGTCCGCGCGTGGCCGTCGCCGCGTTCTCCGGCGTGATGCGGGTGACCGGGCAGTTGTGGGGCCGGGGCTGCGACGGCAGCATGGAGTCACTGCGGACGCTCACCGAGGCCTACCTGGACCAGCTGGGCCCGGCCCTCGCCGGAGACTGGCGTGCGCACCCCGCCGGAGCGGCGCACCTCGACTGA
- a CDS encoding alpha/beta hydrolase: MTSFDSSPTLTAWRALLAVAVVFVMLATTGWTAVRHQHSDAPRTVALASWAKGSIAGRALPAADAPPYKLAHFFAALTDAQQAGLARKYPLVVGNLNGAPVTLRYQANRLALEQARTAEQTRVHDSRLSPDGRADAQHRVDRFRSMLAEGRHFLAFDPSGRGHAAEVFGDLDRAERVSVVVPGVDTNLLTLERTGDKTNAAPVGMAKSLYAAEHSAHPGVRTAVIAWADYTAPAGIGMDAALGNLAERGAVRLGALVKSLPGAAPVSLFCHSYGSVLCGVAADELPGRVTDIAVAGSPGMRADNAGQLHTRANVWAMRDHDDWIEDVPNLEVGGLGHGADPVDPDFGARIASAGGAVGHSGYFEPGTESLGNFAAIGAGAYASVTCAPSDSGCHEQISGHTPA; this comes from the coding sequence GTGACTTCCTTCGACTCCTCCCCCACGCTCACCGCCTGGCGCGCTCTTCTCGCCGTCGCGGTCGTGTTCGTGATGCTGGCGACCACCGGTTGGACCGCCGTGCGTCATCAGCACTCCGACGCGCCACGCACCGTCGCACTCGCTTCCTGGGCCAAGGGGTCGATAGCGGGGCGCGCGCTGCCCGCGGCGGATGCGCCTCCGTACAAGCTGGCGCACTTCTTCGCCGCTCTCACGGACGCGCAGCAGGCCGGGCTGGCCCGCAAGTACCCCCTCGTGGTGGGGAATCTGAACGGCGCCCCGGTCACCCTGCGCTACCAGGCGAACCGGCTGGCGCTGGAACAGGCGCGCACGGCCGAGCAGACCCGGGTGCACGACTCCAGGCTCTCCCCCGACGGCCGCGCCGACGCGCAGCACCGGGTGGACCGCTTCCGGTCGATGCTGGCCGAGGGCCGCCACTTCCTCGCGTTCGACCCGTCGGGCCGGGGCCACGCCGCCGAGGTGTTCGGCGATCTGGACCGGGCCGAGCGGGTCTCGGTGGTCGTTCCGGGCGTCGACACGAACCTGCTGACGCTGGAGCGCACCGGGGACAAGACGAACGCCGCCCCCGTCGGCATGGCCAAGTCCCTGTACGCGGCCGAGCACTCCGCGCATCCCGGCGTGCGGACCGCGGTGATCGCCTGGGCCGACTACACCGCACCGGCCGGCATCGGCATGGACGCTGCCCTGGGCAACCTCGCCGAGCGCGGGGCCGTCCGGCTCGGCGCACTCGTGAAGTCGCTCCCGGGAGCCGCTCCCGTCTCGCTGTTCTGCCACAGCTACGGCTCCGTCCTGTGCGGCGTCGCCGCGGACGAACTGCCCGGCCGGGTGACGGACATCGCGGTCGCGGGGAGCCCCGGCATGCGGGCCGACAACGCCGGCCAGTTGCACACCCGGGCCAATGTCTGGGCGATGCGGGACCATGACGACTGGATCGAGGACGTGCCGAACCTGGAGGTCGGAGGCCTGGGCCACGGGGCCGACCCGGTGGATCCGGACTTCGGCGCGCGGATCGCTTCGGCGGGCGGCGCGGTCGGTCACAGCGGCTACTTCGAGCCGGGGACCGAGAGCCTCGGCAACTTCGCCGCGATCGGCGCGGGCGCCTACGCGTCCGTTACCTGCGCGCCGTCCGACAGCGGCTGCCACGAACAGATTTCCGGCCACACACCGGCCTGA
- a CDS encoding DUF4429 domain-containing protein: protein MGDVLAGIHATWEFDTDSVLIRFERGIRTPRLFQSLRERRVPHAALASVTLTPGKRGTVVLRAVPRPGADPLLEAAAGQLKDGCDPYRLVLPAERETLAEYYADELRARLGPEAHEPADRFLVAAPEAPMRFKAYDGRASFDGDRISFRWFWTGASSEKWKAGDQTFPVTELSGVEWRSPEAFEGYLRLVPRGPASVAPAAGPAVTGPGAGLLTSAAPSAEPMAGRPTRADQDPAAVIFGLGYGPVHESLPFAAAVLESVRRKQSTPVAAALTSAGHRDPADIAERIRHLGELHQAGLVTDDEFSAKKAQLLAEL from the coding sequence ATGGGTGATGTGCTGGCCGGAATTCATGCCACCTGGGAGTTCGACACCGACTCCGTGCTCATCCGCTTCGAACGGGGTATCCGCACGCCGAGGCTCTTCCAGAGCCTCCGCGAGCGCCGCGTCCCGCACGCGGCGCTGGCGTCGGTGACGCTCACCCCGGGCAAGCGGGGCACGGTGGTGCTGCGTGCGGTCCCGAGACCCGGTGCCGATCCGCTGCTGGAGGCGGCGGCCGGGCAGCTCAAGGACGGCTGCGATCCGTACCGCCTGGTGCTCCCCGCCGAACGGGAGACGCTCGCCGAGTACTACGCGGACGAGCTGCGCGCCCGGCTGGGCCCCGAGGCGCACGAACCAGCCGACCGGTTCCTGGTCGCGGCCCCCGAGGCGCCGATGCGCTTCAAGGCGTACGACGGCAGGGCCAGTTTCGACGGCGACCGGATCTCGTTCCGGTGGTTCTGGACGGGTGCCTCCTCGGAGAAGTGGAAGGCGGGCGACCAGACGTTCCCGGTCACGGAGCTGAGCGGGGTCGAGTGGCGTTCGCCCGAGGCCTTCGAGGGCTATCTGCGGCTCGTGCCGCGGGGACCGGCGTCCGTGGCTCCGGCCGCCGGCCCGGCGGTCACCGGCCCGGGTGCCGGCCTGCTGACGAGCGCCGCCCCCAGCGCCGAGCCGATGGCGGGGCGTCCGACCCGGGCCGATCAGGACCCGGCCGCGGTGATCTTCGGCCTCGGATACGGACCGGTGCACGAGTCGCTGCCCTTCGCCGCGGCCGTTCTGGAATCCGTCCGCAGGAAGCAGTCCACGCCGGTCGCGGCCGCATTGACGAGCGCGGGACACCGGGACCCGGCGGACATCGCGGAGCGGATCCGCCATCTCGGCGAGCTGCATCAGGCGGGTCTGGTGACGGACGACGAGTTCAGCGCGAAGAAGGCCCAGCTGCTCGCCGAGCTGTAG
- a CDS encoding sensor histidine kinase: protein MPTSSPPPPSSPPPAPPHPPADGLLSAARRNLRETGHALSHPSHPPTPLLAGAPKQWQRLLPYAAVLALAAIFVPVTINVLSHQYGLSGGVAAALAVAQAAPLLMLAHRPLQAWWIIFPAQVLGAVVLIGQDGGQDHPWPWTPPGLVGYLFLLLALGLRERRRALVGVWLATGAAGLVLYLVSAHRGTDNSLLMVILGAVVLVVGATVRERGDAQRRLAEQETISEAERAQRTLLEERTRIARELHDVVAHHMSVITVQADSAPYRLQGLSDEAREEFATIAASARESLTEMRRLLVVLRSEGTEGERAPQPGLDRVQQLVEATVRAGLPAELSLPAGLKGVPQAVDLSAYRIVQEALANVVRHAPGARTRVSVSSDGEHLTVLVVNDPPPQTGSSLAPRTPVETTGTGHGLVGMRERVRLTGGTLDTGPLPDGGFRVAARLPLPPASAPASSSAPPPTPEDS, encoded by the coding sequence ATGCCCACTTCCTCCCCGCCCCCGCCGTCATCGCCGCCGCCCGCTCCCCCGCACCCGCCGGCGGACGGGCTGCTGAGCGCCGCCCGCCGCAATCTGCGCGAGACCGGCCACGCGCTGTCCCACCCCTCCCACCCCCCGACACCGCTCCTGGCCGGTGCGCCGAAGCAGTGGCAGCGGCTGCTGCCGTACGCCGCCGTCCTCGCGCTCGCCGCCATCTTCGTCCCGGTCACGATCAACGTCCTGAGCCACCAGTACGGACTGAGCGGTGGCGTCGCGGCAGCGCTCGCCGTCGCGCAGGCGGCGCCGCTCCTGATGCTGGCGCACCGCCCGCTGCAGGCCTGGTGGATCATCTTCCCGGCGCAGGTCCTGGGTGCGGTCGTGCTGATCGGGCAGGACGGCGGGCAGGACCATCCCTGGCCGTGGACCCCTCCCGGCCTCGTCGGATACCTCTTCCTGCTCCTGGCGCTGGGTCTGCGCGAACGGCGGCGGGCCCTGGTCGGCGTCTGGCTGGCGACCGGGGCGGCGGGTCTCGTCCTGTATCTGGTCTCCGCGCACCGCGGCACCGACAACTCGCTCCTGATGGTCATCCTCGGCGCCGTGGTGCTGGTGGTCGGCGCGACGGTACGGGAACGGGGTGACGCCCAGCGCCGGCTCGCCGAGCAGGAGACGATCAGCGAGGCCGAGCGGGCGCAGCGGACGCTGCTGGAGGAACGGACCAGGATCGCCCGCGAGCTGCACGACGTGGTCGCCCACCACATGTCGGTGATCACGGTCCAGGCCGACTCCGCCCCGTACCGGCTGCAAGGGCTGTCCGACGAGGCACGCGAGGAGTTCGCCACCATTGCCGCGAGTGCGCGGGAGTCCCTCACGGAGATGCGGCGGCTGCTGGTGGTGCTGCGCAGCGAGGGTACGGAGGGTGAGCGGGCGCCCCAGCCGGGGCTCGACCGGGTGCAGCAGCTGGTGGAGGCAACGGTACGGGCCGGGCTGCCGGCCGAGCTGTCGCTGCCCGCCGGGCTGAAAGGCGTACCGCAGGCGGTGGACCTGTCCGCGTACCGGATCGTGCAGGAGGCCCTGGCGAACGTGGTCCGGCACGCGCCGGGTGCCCGGACCCGGGTGTCGGTCAGCTCCGACGGTGAACATCTGACGGTGCTGGTCGTCAACGACCCGCCGCCGCAGACGGGTTCGTCGCTCGCCCCGCGTACTCCTGTGGAGACGACGGGGACGGGACACGGGCTGGTCGGCATGCGCGAACGCGTACGGTTGACCGGTGGAACTCTGGACACCGGGCCGCTTCCGGACGGCGGCTTCCGGGTGGCCGCACGGCTCCCCCTGCCACCCGCGTCGGCGCCTGCTTCCTCTTCCGCCCCGCCCCCGACTCCGGAGGACTCGTGA
- a CDS encoding response regulator transcription factor, with translation MTIRVIIVDDQAMVRAGFAALLAAQSDIDVVGEAPDGRQGVDVSRHTHPDVVLMDVRMPEMDGLAAARELLNPPVGVVHVPKVLMLTTFDVDDYVYEALRAGASGFLLKDAPPADLISAVRVVAAGDALLAPSVTRRLIADFARQRPSGASRGGPALRLNGLTPRETEVLELIARGLSNQEIAGHLVLAEQTVKTHIGRVLAKLDLRDRAQAVIFAYEAGLVVPGTPGPSGS, from the coding sequence GTGACCATCCGTGTGATCATCGTCGACGACCAGGCCATGGTGCGGGCAGGATTCGCGGCGCTGCTGGCGGCGCAGTCCGACATCGACGTGGTCGGTGAGGCGCCGGACGGCCGCCAGGGTGTCGACGTCAGCCGCCACACCCATCCGGACGTGGTCCTGATGGATGTGCGGATGCCCGAGATGGACGGCCTGGCGGCGGCCCGTGAGCTGTTGAACCCGCCGGTGGGCGTGGTGCACGTGCCGAAGGTGCTGATGCTCACCACTTTCGACGTGGACGACTACGTGTACGAGGCGCTGCGCGCCGGTGCGTCCGGGTTCCTGTTGAAGGACGCCCCGCCGGCGGACCTGATCTCGGCGGTCCGGGTGGTGGCGGCCGGGGACGCGCTGCTGGCGCCGTCCGTGACGCGGCGCCTGATCGCGGACTTCGCCCGGCAGCGGCCGTCCGGGGCCTCCCGCGGCGGGCCGGCGCTGCGGCTGAACGGGCTGACCCCGCGCGAGACGGAGGTGCTGGAGCTGATCGCGCGGGGGCTGTCGAACCAGGAGATCGCGGGGCATCTGGTGCTTGCGGAGCAGACCGTGAAGACCCACATCGGCCGGGTGCTGGCCAAGCTGGACCTGCGCGACCGCGCCCAGGCGGTGATCTTCGCGTACGAGGCGGGGCTGGTGGTGCCGGGCACACCCGGCCCGTCCGGCAGTTGA
- a CDS encoding alpha/beta hydrolase, whose amino-acid sequence MRRYARTLVAVALATTVVSGTAGWASGNAQQALTGPPPGTAAWRSDHVLGRELPDPARDTPAEVARFFAGLSERDRQSLVARHPLVVGNLDGAPVGLRYRANALALKADPDPRYASLAADPHRRILAFDPRGRGQVAEVFGDLTTADRVSVVVPGSDIDAGTFDRTSDVYGTPAGMARSLYAETGPGSAVIAWAGYTTPVGVGVDAATGSLAEAGADRLTRFTDGLAATGVPEPTVFCHSYGSVVCGLAAPRLRAGDLVVLGSPGMRADDVGDLHTEARVWAAKDPDDWIDNVPHVEFAGLGHGADPASPEFGARRVPAGDAHGHTGYFAPGTESLQAFAAIADGEL is encoded by the coding sequence ATGCGCCGCTATGCGAGGACCTTGGTCGCGGTCGCCCTGGCGACCACCGTCGTGTCAGGGACCGCCGGCTGGGCGTCGGGGAACGCCCAGCAGGCACTGACGGGGCCGCCTCCCGGCACCGCCGCCTGGCGGTCGGATCACGTACTGGGGCGGGAGCTGCCCGATCCGGCGCGGGACACGCCCGCCGAAGTGGCGCGGTTCTTCGCAGGGTTGAGCGAGCGGGACCGGCAGTCCCTGGTCGCACGGCATCCGCTCGTCGTCGGAAACCTCGACGGCGCACCGGTCGGACTCCGCTACCGGGCCAACGCCCTGGCCCTGAAGGCCGATCCCGATCCCCGGTACGCAAGTCTGGCCGCGGACCCGCACCGCCGGATCCTCGCGTTCGATCCGCGTGGCCGCGGCCAGGTCGCCGAGGTCTTCGGGGACCTGACCACGGCGGACCGGGTCTCGGTCGTCGTGCCGGGTTCGGACATCGACGCCGGGACCTTCGACCGTACGAGCGATGTGTACGGGACGCCGGCCGGCATGGCCAGGTCGCTGTACGCCGAGACCGGTCCGGGCAGTGCGGTGATCGCCTGGGCCGGGTACACCACGCCCGTCGGCGTCGGCGTGGACGCCGCGACCGGCTCGCTCGCCGAGGCCGGGGCGGACCGCCTGACCCGTTTCACGGACGGGCTCGCCGCCACCGGCGTGCCCGAGCCCACCGTGTTCTGCCACAGCTACGGCTCCGTCGTCTGCGGCCTCGCCGCGCCCCGGCTGCGCGCCGGCGACCTGGTCGTCCTCGGCTCGCCCGGGATGCGCGCGGACGACGTCGGCGATCTGCACACCGAAGCCCGGGTGTGGGCCGCCAAGGATCCCGACGACTGGATCGACAACGTGCCCCACGTCGAGTTCGCCGGGCTCGGCCACGGTGCCGACCCGGCCTCCCCGGAGTTCGGCGCCCGCCGGGTGCCCGCCGGTGACGCCCATGGCCACACCGGATACTTCGCCCCCGGCACCGAGTCCCTCCAGGCCTTCGCCGCGATCGCGGACGGGGAGCTGTGA
- a CDS encoding acyltransferase family protein: protein MSLHALASRIEARTPTHRDRALDGLRALALLAVPTGHWLLGGFRLDGGGALHNASPLSAFGALAPISWVLQMLGVFFLVGGYASVLSYRRRKSTTGAWLRGRMARLGRPVLGVTAVWAVMIPVLHALGVPGDTLRTGSTLVIQPLWFVGVYAVVTALTPFCIRMAKRLGGWAAAPLLGAVAVVDLLRYGPLGDAMPSWLSMLNILPGWLFAYQLGVSWAEGRIGKRGARLLLVGGVVLFAALLLLFHYPVSMVGVPGEARTNSHPPSLLVLALGAAQSGAAILLHGRIGRLLRRPLVWAPVVVVNLSAMTILCWHQTAMLAAAVPASFAGAVPGLTTGPDTLGWVLARLAWMPVFAGLLVLIARYARRFEAPWKAGTRAANARRAMAGVLAAGFAVFALGLA, encoded by the coding sequence ATGAGCCTGCACGCCCTCGCCTCCCGTATCGAGGCCCGTACCCCCACCCACCGCGACCGTGCGCTCGACGGTCTGCGCGCCCTGGCGCTGCTCGCCGTCCCGACCGGGCACTGGCTGCTCGGCGGATTCCGGCTGGACGGCGGCGGGGCCCTGCACAACGCCAGTCCGCTCTCGGCCTTCGGCGCACTCGCCCCGATCAGCTGGGTGCTCCAGATGCTGGGCGTCTTCTTCCTCGTCGGCGGGTACGCCTCGGTCCTCTCCTACCGCCGGAGGAAGTCGACGACGGGCGCCTGGCTGCGCGGGCGGATGGCCCGTCTCGGCCGGCCGGTGCTCGGGGTGACGGCCGTGTGGGCGGTGATGATCCCGGTGCTGCACGCGCTCGGAGTGCCCGGCGACACGCTGCGGACCGGGTCGACGCTGGTGATCCAGCCGCTCTGGTTCGTCGGCGTGTACGCGGTGGTGACCGCGCTGACGCCGTTCTGTATCCGGATGGCGAAGAGGCTCGGCGGCTGGGCCGCGGCCCCGTTGCTCGGTGCGGTCGCCGTCGTCGACCTGCTGCGTTACGGGCCGCTCGGTGACGCCATGCCCTCCTGGCTGAGCATGCTCAACATCCTTCCCGGCTGGCTCTTCGCGTACCAGCTCGGTGTCTCCTGGGCCGAGGGCCGGATCGGGAAGCGGGGCGCCCGGTTGCTGCTCGTCGGCGGTGTCGTGCTCTTCGCCGCCCTGCTGTTGCTCTTCCACTACCCGGTGTCGATGGTCGGGGTGCCGGGCGAGGCGCGTACCAACTCGCATCCGCCGTCGCTGCTGGTCCTCGCGCTGGGCGCCGCACAGAGCGGTGCGGCGATTCTCCTGCACGGCCGGATCGGCCGGCTGCTGCGCAGGCCGCTGGTGTGGGCGCCGGTCGTCGTCGTCAACCTTTCGGCGATGACGATCCTGTGCTGGCACCAGACGGCGATGCTCGCGGCGGCGGTCCCGGCGTCCTTCGCGGGGGCGGTGCCCGGGCTGACGACCGGCCCGGACACGCTCGGCTGGGTCCTGGCCCGGCTGGCCTGGATGCCGGTGTTCGCGGGGCTGCTGGTGCTGATCGCCCGGTACGCGCGGAGGTTCGAGGCGCCGTGGAAGGCGGGGACCCGGGCCGCGAACGCCCGCCGCGCGATGGCTGGGGTGCTCGCGGCGGGGTTCGCGGTGTTCGCGCTGGGGCTGGCGTGA
- a CDS encoding aldo/keto reductase: protein MTDNKIATAELGTGGPQVGVQGLGCMGMSEFYGDTDEAAARETLETALAAGVTLFDTADVYGLGANETFIAPFVGAHRDEITLATKFAIERREDDQHYRGVRNDPAYIRQAVENSLRRLNTDVIDLYYMHRRDPAVPLAESVGAMAELVEQGKVKQLGLSEVTGAELREAHAVHPIAALQSEWSLFSRDVERSAVPAAVELGVTLVPYSPLGRGFLTGAFADAGKDLAKNDFRQFQPRFTGDNAKTNAALLEPVHKIAAAHGATAAQVALAWVQQRAQVHGLAVVPIPGTRKSSRLLENVGATRLTLSAEELALLEPIAGQVAGDRYPDMSNTATARE, encoded by the coding sequence ATGACTGACAACAAGATCGCCACCGCGGAGCTCGGCACCGGCGGCCCGCAGGTCGGTGTCCAGGGGCTCGGCTGCATGGGCATGAGCGAGTTCTACGGCGACACCGACGAGGCCGCCGCCCGCGAGACCCTGGAGACGGCCCTCGCCGCGGGCGTCACGCTCTTCGACACCGCCGATGTCTACGGCCTCGGCGCCAACGAGACGTTCATCGCCCCCTTCGTCGGCGCGCACCGGGACGAGATCACCCTCGCCACGAAGTTCGCCATCGAACGACGCGAGGACGACCAGCACTACCGGGGCGTGCGCAACGACCCCGCGTACATCCGGCAGGCCGTCGAGAACAGCCTGCGACGGCTGAACACCGACGTCATCGACCTCTACTACATGCACCGCCGGGACCCGGCCGTCCCGCTCGCCGAGTCCGTCGGCGCGATGGCCGAGCTGGTGGAGCAGGGCAAGGTCAAGCAGCTCGGGCTGAGCGAGGTGACCGGTGCGGAGCTGCGCGAGGCGCACGCCGTGCACCCGATCGCCGCCCTCCAGTCCGAGTGGTCGCTCTTCAGCCGGGACGTCGAGCGCAGCGCCGTACCCGCCGCCGTGGAGCTGGGCGTGACCCTCGTGCCGTACTCGCCGCTCGGCCGGGGCTTCCTGACCGGGGCGTTCGCGGACGCGGGCAAGGACCTCGCGAAGAACGACTTCCGGCAGTTCCAGCCTCGCTTCACCGGCGACAACGCGAAGACGAACGCCGCGCTGCTGGAGCCCGTCCACAAGATCGCCGCCGCGCACGGGGCCACCGCCGCCCAGGTGGCGCTCGCCTGGGTGCAGCAGCGGGCCCAGGTGCACGGGCTGGCCGTGGTGCCGATCCCCGGCACCCGTAAGAGCAGCCGGCTGCTGGAGAACGTCGGCGCGACCCGGCTCACGCTGTCGGCCGAGGAGCTGGCGCTGCTGGAGCCGATCGCCGGCCAGGTGGCGGGGGACCGCTACCCGGACATGAGCAACACGGCCACGGCCCGCGAGTAG
- a CDS encoding MerR family transcriptional regulator: protein MTVRETEITSAGVDACASAPRPHPRPEGQDRYTISEVAAFTGLSAHTLRWYERIGLMSLVDRSHTGQRRFTNADLDWLAFVGKLRLTGMPVADMVRYAELVREGDHTFEERKELLEATRRDVRTRIAELQDTLAVLDYKIEFYAGA from the coding sequence ATGACGGTGAGGGAGACTGAGATCACTTCGGCAGGGGTGGATGCCTGCGCATCGGCCCCCCGGCCCCACCCGCGGCCCGAGGGCCAGGACCGGTACACCATCAGTGAGGTGGCCGCCTTCACCGGGCTGAGCGCCCACACGCTGCGCTGGTACGAGCGGATCGGGCTGATGTCGCTCGTCGACCGGTCGCACACGGGGCAGCGACGCTTCACCAACGCCGACCTGGACTGGCTCGCCTTCGTCGGCAAGCTGCGGCTGACCGGAATGCCGGTCGCCGACATGGTCCGGTACGCGGAGCTGGTCCGCGAGGGCGACCACACCTTCGAGGAGCGCAAGGAACTGCTGGAGGCGACCCGCCGCGACGTGAGGACGCGGATCGCGGAGCTCCAGGACACCCTCGCCGTCCTCGACTACAAGATCGAGTTCTACGCAGGCGCCTGA
- a CDS encoding ArsR/SmtB family transcription factor, with the protein MPTDDPSETFHVTTDEQLRAVSNLTRHRIMAVLRFEPATITQIAARVGLAKGSSSYHVRLLERAGLVKVVRTRKVRGVTERYYAMAAQSIAMPDPGAGQPDPLMRHAVADLEAAPAESERHVRMAHLRLTDEQFTELGARLGALADEYQKLSDPSLPDVSLVFALFRPAPPEQVEEGSE; encoded by the coding sequence ATGCCTACCGATGACCCCTCCGAGACGTTTCACGTGACCACGGACGAACAGCTGCGCGCCGTCTCCAATCTCACGCGCCACCGGATCATGGCCGTGCTCCGCTTCGAGCCGGCGACGATCACGCAGATCGCCGCGCGGGTCGGCCTCGCGAAGGGAAGTTCCAGCTATCACGTGCGCCTACTGGAACGGGCCGGCCTCGTGAAGGTGGTCCGGACCCGCAAGGTCCGGGGGGTCACCGAGCGGTACTACGCGATGGCCGCGCAGTCCATCGCGATGCCGGACCCCGGGGCGGGGCAGCCCGACCCGCTGATGCGGCACGCGGTGGCGGACCTGGAAGCCGCACCCGCGGAGAGCGAGCGGCATGTGCGGATGGCGCATCTGCGGCTCACCGACGAACAGTTCACGGAACTGGGGGCGCGGCTGGGCGCCCTGGCGGACGAGTACCAGAAGCTGTCCGATCCCTCACTGCCCGACGTGTCACTCGTTTTCGCACTGTTCCGCCCGGCTCCGCCCGAGCAGGTCGAGGAGGGATCCGAGTGA
- a CDS encoding MFS transporter has protein sequence MPSGFGRLWTAQTVSSLGDGVTHAALPLLALMLTRDPMALAVVTAAGTLPWLLFGVLGGALVDRWDRRRTMWVADAARALLLAIPATAAALDVLSIPLLAAVAFLLGLGGLFFDTAATAYLPDLLGRDPALLERANSRLRGAQTATSGFAGPPLGSALLALGRAVPLLADAVSFALSALLVRSLPAAPLPVPEARESLLRQARAGASYVFRDRLLLGLALRPAVGNVAFLAVETVLALFAHDRLGIHTFGFGLLLTAEATGGLLGAGIASFLGRKLGTGTALTCTAAVEGLAILGLASAPNPYAAGLALAVCGAGMGATMVLGPSLRQTIVPAHLMGRVASTSRMLAMCAAPFGAFLGGWLATAYDIRTPLYAAAGLLLTMTAVTATMTSNRRVEAALRGAAPADAPDPPESAEPAREAALEPS, from the coding sequence TTGCCGTCCGGGTTCGGCCGGCTGTGGACGGCGCAGACGGTGTCGTCGCTCGGTGACGGGGTGACGCACGCCGCGCTGCCGCTGCTCGCCCTGATGCTGACGCGGGACCCGATGGCACTCGCCGTCGTCACGGCCGCCGGGACCCTGCCGTGGCTGCTCTTCGGAGTGCTCGGCGGTGCGCTGGTGGACCGCTGGGACCGCCGGCGCACGATGTGGGTGGCAGACGCGGCGCGCGCGTTGCTGCTGGCGATACCGGCGACAGCCGCCGCACTCGACGTGCTGAGCATTCCGCTGCTCGCGGCCGTCGCCTTCCTGCTCGGCCTCGGCGGACTCTTCTTCGACACGGCCGCCACGGCCTATCTGCCGGATCTCCTCGGCCGCGACCCCGCACTCCTGGAACGCGCCAACTCCCGCCTGCGCGGCGCCCAGACCGCAACGTCCGGCTTCGCGGGGCCGCCCCTGGGCAGTGCGCTGCTCGCGCTCGGACGGGCGGTCCCCCTGCTCGCCGACGCGGTGTCGTTCGCGCTCTCCGCCCTGCTCGTACGGTCGCTGCCCGCCGCGCCCCTGCCCGTGCCCGAGGCCCGCGAGTCGCTGCTCCGGCAGGCGCGGGCCGGGGCCTCGTACGTCTTCCGGGACCGTCTGCTGCTCGGGCTCGCTCTCCGTCCGGCCGTCGGCAACGTCGCCTTCCTCGCCGTGGAGACGGTGCTCGCCCTCTTCGCGCACGACCGTCTCGGCATCCACACCTTCGGCTTCGGCCTGCTGCTCACCGCGGAGGCCACCGGCGGCCTGCTCGGCGCGGGCATCGCCTCCTTCCTCGGCCGGAAACTCGGCACCGGCACCGCGCTGACCTGCACGGCAGCGGTCGAGGGGCTTGCCATCCTGGGACTCGCCTCCGCCCCGAACCCTTACGCGGCCGGGCTCGCGCTCGCCGTCTGCGGCGCGGGCATGGGCGCCACGATGGTGCTCGGCCCCTCCCTCCGGCAGACGATCGTCCCGGCCCACCTGATGGGCAGGGTCGCCTCCACGTCCCGCATGCTCGCCATGTGCGCCGCCCCGTTCGGCGCCTTCCTCGGCGGCTGGCTGGCCACCGCGTACGACATCCGCACCCCGCTCTACGCCGCCGCCGGCCTGCTCCTCACCATGACCGCCGTCACGGCGACCATGACGAGCAACCGCCGGGTCGAGGCAGCACTGCGCGGCGCCGCCCCGGCCGACGCCCCCGATCCCCCGGAGTCCGCGGAACCCGCCCGCGAGGCCGCACTCGAACCGTCCTGA